One genomic region from Pyxicephalus adspersus chromosome 1, UCB_Pads_2.0, whole genome shotgun sequence encodes:
- the SRPX gene encoding sushi repeat-containing protein SRPX isoform X2 yields MVMGALRFILWLLTLNIYLACAYEDTPWCSPIKVKNGHATCTSPSRSYYKTVKGTRCNIHCQKGFELSGASQVICQADKRWSGKYVCKQKRCQTLTMPVNGGFKCTDGAYFNSKCEYYCSPGYQLKGDRVVTCMDSKNWSGRPATCVDLEPPRIQCPSVKEKIAEPNKLTARVFWDTPEGRDTADGILTDVTLKGLPSGSEFPEGDHRIQYTVYDRAENKASCKFNVRVRVRRCTKLNAPENGYIKCSGAGDNYGATCEYFCVGGYELQGSPARVCQFNSEWTGSEPTCSFMKINVGLRNAVEFLDQFYEKRRLVVLSTPTAADIYYRIQVGTLQQAQCGLDLRHVTVIELFGVYPTYIGRIGRMLLPPALALQLRLLLRIPENRYQMVVLDKHGVDKERYIMPINNSDLFTLIDAFPIRKDEMQFQAEVGHTCN; encoded by the exons ATACCCCTTGGTGCTCTCccataaaagttaaaaatggtCATGCTACCTGTACAAGTCCTTCCCGATCCTATTATAAAACTGTGAAAGGGACTCGGTGCAACATCCACTGTCAGAAAGGCTTTGAACTAAGCGGGGCATCTCAAGTTATCTGCCAGGCAGATAAACGCTGGTCCGGAAAGTACGTATGTAAGC AAAAAAGATGTCAAACTCTCACAATGCCAGTAAATGGAGGGTTTAAATGTACAGATGGAGCATATTTCAACTCCAAATGTGAATATTATTGCTCACCTGGCTACCAGCTGAAAGGGGACAGAGTTGTAACCTGCATGGACAGCAAAAACTGGAGTGGGAGACCTGCAACTTGTGTAG ATTTAGAGCCACCAAGGATTCAGTGTCCAAGTGTAAAGGAGAAAATAGCAGAGCCTAATAAACTGACTGCGAGAGTTTTCTGGGACACTCCTGAGGGACGGGACACAGCAGATGGAATTTTAACAGA TGTGACATTAAAAGGCTTGCCATCGGGGTCAGAATTCCCAGAAGGAGACCACAGAATCCAGTACACTGTGTATGACAGAGCAGAGAACAAAGCATCATGTAAATTTAATGTGCGAGTCAGAG TCAGGCGCTGTACTAAGCTAAATGCCCCGGAGAATGGGTACATTAAATGTTCTGGAGCTGGTGATAACTATGGTGCAACCTGTGAGTATTTTTGTGTCGGTGGTTATGAACTTCAAGGAAGTCCAGCTCGTGTGTGCCAGTTTAACTCGGAATGGACAGGGTCAGAGCCAACATGTTCCT TTATGAAAATTAATGTTGGGCTGAGAAATGCGGTTGAATTTTTGGATCAGTTTTATGAAAAACGAAGATTAGTTGTTTTGTCAACACCAACTGCAGCAGATATTTACTACAGAATACAAGTTGGAACTCTTCAG CAAGCCCAGTGCGGCTTGGATCTGCGGCATGTGACTGTCATTGAATTATTTGGTGTGTACCCAACATACATTGGAAGAATAGGACGCATGCTACTTCCCCCAGCACTGGCACTACAACTCAG ATTGCTTCTACGCATCCCAGAAAACCGATATCAGATGGTCGTTTTGGATAAACATGGAGTAGACAAAGAACGATACATCATGCCTATCAACAATTCTGATCTCTTCACGCTGATTGATGCCTTCCCCATTCGAAAAGATGAGATGCAATTTCAAGCTGAAGTTGGCCACACATGTAACTGA
- the SRPX gene encoding sushi repeat-containing protein SRPX isoform X1, translated as MVMGALRFILWLLTLNIYLACAYEGSAYSPLEDDEDVYAYSRYRYRDTPWCSPIKVKNGHATCTSPSRSYYKTVKGTRCNIHCQKGFELSGASQVICQADKRWSGKYVCKQKRCQTLTMPVNGGFKCTDGAYFNSKCEYYCSPGYQLKGDRVVTCMDSKNWSGRPATCVDLEPPRIQCPSVKEKIAEPNKLTARVFWDTPEGRDTADGILTDVTLKGLPSGSEFPEGDHRIQYTVYDRAENKASCKFNVRVRVRRCTKLNAPENGYIKCSGAGDNYGATCEYFCVGGYELQGSPARVCQFNSEWTGSEPTCSFMKINVGLRNAVEFLDQFYEKRRLVVLSTPTAADIYYRIQVGTLQQAQCGLDLRHVTVIELFGVYPTYIGRIGRMLLPPALALQLRLLLRIPENRYQMVVLDKHGVDKERYIMPINNSDLFTLIDAFPIRKDEMQFQAEVGHTCN; from the exons GATCGGCATATTCACCACTGGAAGATGATGAGGATGTATATGCATACTCTAGATACCGCTACAGAG ATACCCCTTGGTGCTCTCccataaaagttaaaaatggtCATGCTACCTGTACAAGTCCTTCCCGATCCTATTATAAAACTGTGAAAGGGACTCGGTGCAACATCCACTGTCAGAAAGGCTTTGAACTAAGCGGGGCATCTCAAGTTATCTGCCAGGCAGATAAACGCTGGTCCGGAAAGTACGTATGTAAGC AAAAAAGATGTCAAACTCTCACAATGCCAGTAAATGGAGGGTTTAAATGTACAGATGGAGCATATTTCAACTCCAAATGTGAATATTATTGCTCACCTGGCTACCAGCTGAAAGGGGACAGAGTTGTAACCTGCATGGACAGCAAAAACTGGAGTGGGAGACCTGCAACTTGTGTAG ATTTAGAGCCACCAAGGATTCAGTGTCCAAGTGTAAAGGAGAAAATAGCAGAGCCTAATAAACTGACTGCGAGAGTTTTCTGGGACACTCCTGAGGGACGGGACACAGCAGATGGAATTTTAACAGA TGTGACATTAAAAGGCTTGCCATCGGGGTCAGAATTCCCAGAAGGAGACCACAGAATCCAGTACACTGTGTATGACAGAGCAGAGAACAAAGCATCATGTAAATTTAATGTGCGAGTCAGAG TCAGGCGCTGTACTAAGCTAAATGCCCCGGAGAATGGGTACATTAAATGTTCTGGAGCTGGTGATAACTATGGTGCAACCTGTGAGTATTTTTGTGTCGGTGGTTATGAACTTCAAGGAAGTCCAGCTCGTGTGTGCCAGTTTAACTCGGAATGGACAGGGTCAGAGCCAACATGTTCCT TTATGAAAATTAATGTTGGGCTGAGAAATGCGGTTGAATTTTTGGATCAGTTTTATGAAAAACGAAGATTAGTTGTTTTGTCAACACCAACTGCAGCAGATATTTACTACAGAATACAAGTTGGAACTCTTCAG CAAGCCCAGTGCGGCTTGGATCTGCGGCATGTGACTGTCATTGAATTATTTGGTGTGTACCCAACATACATTGGAAGAATAGGACGCATGCTACTTCCCCCAGCACTGGCACTACAACTCAG ATTGCTTCTACGCATCCCAGAAAACCGATATCAGATGGTCGTTTTGGATAAACATGGAGTAGACAAAGAACGATACATCATGCCTATCAACAATTCTGATCTCTTCACGCTGATTGATGCCTTCCCCATTCGAAAAGATGAGATGCAATTTCAAGCTGAAGTTGGCCACACATGTAACTGA